The following proteins are encoded in a genomic region of Ornithinibacillus sp. 4-3:
- a CDS encoding NfeD family protein, whose translation MDWLLQDPMAMLITGLGTLFLFGEILVNMRAIFALLGIGTMTFYFTTYAETESLTLMIIIYLIGLALIIIDGKFINDGTIGTIGIVSVLIAVALSAPNLTAGLYAVIGVLLGAGASFLLLKIFKTRKRKLWSKLTLSDRLTSEAGYSSMNEEYKALVGQEGVSLTDLRPIGTIRIDGKEYSGISNAEWIEKDTPIRVEEVDGTRILVRKINS comes from the coding sequence ATGGATTGGTTACTACAGGATCCAATGGCAATGTTGATTACAGGATTAGGAACATTATTTTTATTTGGTGAAATACTTGTTAATATGCGAGCTATATTTGCTCTTTTAGGTATTGGTACAATGACATTTTATTTCACTACTTATGCTGAAACGGAATCATTGACATTAATGATTATTATTTATTTGATTGGATTAGCTTTGATTATTATAGATGGTAAATTCATAAATGATGGGACAATAGGTACTATTGGGATTGTTTCTGTTCTTATAGCAGTTGCACTATCTGCACCAAACTTAACTGCTGGATTATATGCAGTTATCGGTGTATTACTAGGAGCTGGGGCATCCTTCTTGTTATTAAAAATATTTAAAACAAGAAAAAGAAAGCTTTGGTCGAAGTTAACATTATCAGATCGGTTAACCTCAGAAGCAGGCTATTCTTCCATGAACGAGGAATACAAGGCATTGGTAGGGCAAGAAGGAGTTAGTTTAACTGATTTACGTCCTATTGGCACGATACGAATAGATGGTAAAGAATACAGTGGAATTTCAAATGCTGAATGGATTGAAAAAGATACACCAATTAGAGTAGAAGAGGTTGATGGAACGAGAATTTTAGTTAGAAAAATTAATTCCTAA
- a CDS encoding DUF2624 family protein, with protein sequence MVNQLKKLIQHYMTNLTAKEVLTYSKKYNISISEAEAHQIVNYLQTTSIDPFKAADREKMYNELENITNSHTAQKLEHLFNSIIKLYGLEHLFS encoded by the coding sequence ATGGTAAATCAGTTAAAGAAATTGATTCAACACTACATGACAAACTTAACCGCAAAAGAAGTGCTGACGTATAGTAAAAAGTATAATATTTCTATTTCTGAAGCAGAAGCTCATCAGATTGTAAATTATTTACAAACAACTAGCATTGATCCATTTAAGGCAGCTGATCGAGAAAAAATGTATAATGAATTGGAAAATATTACCAATTCACATACAGCGCAAAAACTTGAGCATTTATTTAACTCCATTATTAAGCTATATGGATTAGAACACCTATTTTCCTAA
- a CDS encoding IS1182 family transposase, translating to MKSHTNCTTQTTLPLEVIEEKVTASNPATPLFKPYDNRQSTVIFDIQDYIPTHHVARVVDEMVERIPKEQLYRYYSGGGRPAFHPKMMLKVILYAYSQKIYSCRDIEKMTKENLPTMWLAGMQTPDFRTINAFRGKRMKAMMDQLFETMILQLIEDQWITMENYFLDGTKIEANANKYSFVWKKSTVRWEAQLKQRIQETLAHIDTIAAQEELEISHSKEEATAEDLEAIANQLAEKVDALSEAIENTEESQLRKQLRSRRSTLKKPMKQIRENFLPRMEKYQTYQTILGDRNSFSKTDPDATFMRMKEDHMRNGQLKPGYNVQMATENQLIVDYSVHQRPNDTRCFIPHLEKLAASNLPMPQRIIADAGYGSEANYLYAIGEEKSPRFEFLIPYGTYLKEQKRAYKKDIKNFKNWTYRAHEDDYICPNNRRVVFKKYLNRKNRSGYVQSYKIYECESCLDCPLKPQCTKAKGNRQIFWNTIFEEMKAKAKAALESEEEAAIYAQRKVEVESVFGHIKGNRSFRRFSLRGIDKVHTEFGIVAIAHNILKIAELRRLLFRNFLQMKNKKRKMIYFSSSCFILGAYWTASSFVFLK from the coding sequence ATGAAATCTCATACAAATTGTACCACACAAACGACACTTCCTCTAGAGGTAATCGAGGAAAAAGTTACAGCTTCTAACCCAGCAACTCCCTTATTTAAACCTTACGATAACCGACAAAGCACGGTGATTTTTGATATCCAAGATTATATCCCTACACATCATGTAGCACGAGTGGTAGATGAAATGGTGGAGCGTATCCCAAAGGAACAGCTCTATCGTTATTATAGCGGTGGAGGTAGACCAGCCTTTCATCCCAAAATGATGCTGAAAGTTATTTTATATGCTTACAGCCAAAAAATATATTCCTGTAGAGACATCGAAAAAATGACCAAAGAAAATCTACCAACTATGTGGCTTGCAGGTATGCAAACCCCTGATTTTCGCACCATCAATGCGTTTCGTGGGAAGCGAATGAAAGCCATGATGGATCAGCTATTTGAAACGATGATTCTGCAACTGATAGAAGATCAATGGATTACGATGGAAAACTACTTCTTGGATGGCACAAAGATAGAAGCCAATGCCAATAAGTATTCTTTCGTATGGAAAAAATCAACCGTGCGATGGGAGGCGCAGTTAAAGCAACGCATCCAGGAAACGTTGGCACATATCGATACGATTGCCGCACAGGAAGAGCTAGAGATAAGCCATTCTAAAGAAGAAGCGACTGCGGAAGACTTAGAAGCGATTGCCAATCAACTAGCAGAAAAAGTAGATGCCCTTTCTGAAGCTATCGAAAATACGGAAGAAAGTCAGCTTCGAAAACAGCTCCGCTCTCGTCGTAGCACCTTAAAAAAACCAATGAAACAAATACGTGAGAACTTTCTTCCACGTATGGAAAAGTATCAGACCTATCAAACCATCTTAGGAGATCGAAACAGCTTTTCCAAGACAGATCCGGATGCCACGTTTATGCGGATGAAAGAAGATCATATGAGAAATGGACAGTTGAAGCCAGGCTATAATGTACAAATGGCCACAGAAAATCAATTGATTGTCGATTACTCCGTGCATCAACGACCAAATGATACTCGGTGTTTTATTCCACACTTGGAGAAGTTGGCAGCTTCTAACCTTCCGATGCCTCAACGGATCATTGCCGATGCAGGTTATGGAAGTGAAGCAAATTATTTATATGCGATTGGTGAAGAGAAATCCCCTCGTTTTGAATTTTTAATACCCTATGGCACCTATCTCAAAGAACAAAAAAGAGCGTACAAAAAAGACATTAAAAACTTTAAAAATTGGACCTATCGTGCCCATGAGGATGATTATATCTGCCCAAATAACCGAAGAGTCGTGTTCAAAAAATATCTCAATCGGAAGAATAGGTCTGGTTATGTGCAGAGTTATAAAATTTATGAATGTGAAAGTTGTTTGGATTGTCCATTGAAGCCCCAGTGTACGAAGGCAAAGGGGAACAGACAAATTTTTTGGAATACAATCTTTGAAGAAATGAAAGCTAAGGCAAAAGCAGCCCTTGAAAGTGAAGAGGAAGCAGCAATCTACGCCCAACGAAAAGTGGAAGTAGAAAGTGTTTTCGGTCACATCAAGGGCAATCGGTCGTTCCGTAGATTTTCTTTACGGGGTATCGATAAAGTCCACACAGAATTCGGGATCGTGGCAATAGCCCACAATATCCTGAAAATAGCTGAGCTTCGCAGGCTACTTTTCAGGAATTTTTTACAAATGAAAAACAAGAAGAGAAAAATGATTTATTTTTCTTCCTCTTGTTTTATTTTGGGGGCTTATTGGACAGCCTCGTCCTTTGTTTTTTTAAAATAG
- a CDS encoding Na/Pi cotransporter family protein — protein MEIDFMKLLFEFIGGLGIFLLGIKYLGEGLQNSAGERLREILDRFTSNPLLGVLAGMLVTMLIQSSSGTTVLTVGLVNAGFMTLRQAIGVIMGANIGTTITAFIIGLDIGDFALPIIAVGSFLIFFFKHQRITSIGQAIFGFGALFFGINLMTSGMAPLSNLASFQELAINMSSTPVLGVVIGTFFTLIVQSSSATIGILQGLFSEGAIDLHAALPVLFGDNIGTTMTAVLAAIGTSVAAKRAALTHVIFNLLGTVIFLIFLDFFTTYVAYLQASFNLNPQMTIAFAHGSFNTFNTFIQLPLIGVLAWIVTKLIPGEAIIVDYEAKHLDPIFIQRSPTVALSQAKSEVIRMGDIACKGLDETYLFLTTKQPHHATTAMKIEGALNHLDKEITKYLIDISSKTMSEVESAEHTSLMDTIRDIERIGDHFENIIETIEYQVTNKVQLPEEALEDINNMFDLALLNVRQSIYALNHIDKEEALTVLQRENLINQMEQKFRKKHIIRMNEGISDATAGMIFVDIVNDLERIADHAVNIAEEVLRK, from the coding sequence GTGGAAATAGATTTTATGAAACTCCTATTCGAATTTATCGGAGGATTAGGAATTTTTCTTCTAGGTATAAAATATTTAGGTGAAGGATTACAAAATTCAGCAGGAGAACGATTAAGAGAAATCCTAGATCGATTTACAAGTAACCCACTACTTGGAGTGCTAGCAGGAATGCTTGTTACAATGCTTATACAGAGTAGCTCTGGTACTACTGTATTAACAGTTGGGCTTGTAAATGCAGGGTTTATGACATTGAGACAGGCAATTGGTGTTATTATGGGAGCAAATATTGGAACAACGATTACTGCCTTTATTATTGGATTAGATATTGGAGATTTTGCTTTACCAATTATTGCTGTCGGTAGTTTCTTAATCTTTTTCTTTAAACATCAACGAATTACTTCGATTGGACAAGCTATTTTTGGGTTTGGAGCATTATTTTTTGGAATTAATTTAATGACAAGTGGAATGGCTCCTTTAAGCAATCTGGCATCCTTTCAAGAGCTAGCGATCAATATGAGTTCTACACCTGTTTTAGGTGTTGTAATAGGTACTTTTTTCACATTAATTGTCCAAAGTTCAAGTGCAACTATTGGGATATTACAAGGTCTTTTTTCAGAAGGAGCAATTGATCTTCATGCAGCGCTGCCAGTATTATTCGGAGATAATATTGGAACAACAATGACCGCAGTGCTTGCTGCAATTGGGACAAGTGTAGCTGCTAAACGAGCGGCTTTGACACATGTTATTTTTAATCTGCTAGGAACAGTGATTTTTCTTATCTTTTTAGATTTCTTTACTACATATGTAGCATATTTACAGGCTAGTTTTAATCTAAATCCACAAATGACAATTGCCTTTGCTCATGGTAGTTTCAATACGTTTAATACATTTATTCAATTACCATTAATTGGTGTACTCGCATGGATAGTAACTAAGTTAATTCCAGGTGAAGCAATTATTGTAGATTATGAAGCGAAGCATTTAGATCCTATTTTTATTCAACGTTCGCCAACAGTAGCTTTATCACAAGCTAAATCAGAAGTGATTCGGATGGGGGATATTGCGTGCAAAGGCCTTGATGAAACTTACTTATTTTTAACAACGAAACAACCTCATCACGCAACTACAGCAATGAAAATAGAAGGTGCTTTAAATCATTTAGATAAGGAAATTACAAAATATTTAATTGACATATCATCTAAAACAATGTCTGAGGTAGAAAGTGCAGAGCATACAAGTTTAATGGATACCATTCGCGATATAGAAAGAATAGGAGATCATTTTGAAAATATCATCGAAACGATTGAATACCAAGTGACCAATAAAGTTCAATTACCAGAAGAGGCTTTAGAAGATATTAATAATATGTTTGACTTAGCATTATTGAATGTAAGACAGTCGATTTATGCATTAAATCATATAGATAAAGAAGAAGCATTAACCGTTTTACAAAGAGAAAATCTGATTAATCAAATGGAACAAAAATTCCGTAAAAAACACATCATTCGTATGAACGAAGGAATAAGTGATGCAACAGCAGGTATGATTTTTGTTGATATTGTCAATGATTTAGAAAGAATTGCTGATCATGCTGTTAATATTGCAGAAGAAGTATTAAGAAAATAA